A portion of the Amia ocellicauda isolate fAmiCal2 chromosome 22, fAmiCal2.hap1, whole genome shotgun sequence genome contains these proteins:
- the hnrnpm gene encoding heterogeneous nuclear ribonucleoprotein M isoform X1: MKKAVEKVNKHNLNGRPLKVKEDLDGEFARRAAQRAAGGPGGPGGPGGPGGPGGMGMGMGMGPGPGGPSMVNIPPSLMNNPNIPSEIIHGLQAGKIGSTVFVANLDYKVGWKKLKEVFGMAGVVVRADILEDKDGKSRGMGTITFEMPIEAVQAVSMFNGQLLFNRVMHVKLDEKSLPKGDFPPPERPPQLPRGLSGVGLGLGPGGQPIDANQLNRGGGGGGGGGAMGNMGPGGMDGMGYGGMGRMGGMDNYGGGMSNIDRYGPSGMSRMSEMERGIGGGFDREFGRSEMGMSRGGFGESFDRGMGNSMGMDRMSSSLDRMNSGMDRMPGLDRVGMGMDRMERVSDLDRLGSGYDRMGSGLDRLGPSMDRLGSGLDRMSSSVDRLGPAGYDRLGPSSLDRMGSGMDFMTPMGMDRMGSSLDRMGSSYDRLGSAGLDRFPSTGIDRMGSGMDRMGSAGVGAQFDRPADLDRGGFGGPFGGAGAGGPGAGVNARKGCQIFVRNLPFDFTWKMLKDTFNSCGHVQYADIKMENGKSKGCGVVRFENPETAERACRTMNGYRLNGREIDVRIDRNA, encoded by the exons ATGAAGAAGGCAGTGGAGAAAGTGAATAAGCACAACCTCAATGGACGGCCCTTGAAAGTTAAGGAG GACCTGGATGGGGAGTttgcacgtcgtgcagcccagaGAGCAGCAGGCGGTCCAGGTGGTCCCGGGGGTCCTGGTGGACCAGGCGGCCCTGGTGGGATGGGAATGGGTATGGGCATGGGCCCAGGGCCTGGGGGTCCCTCTATGGTTAACATCCCTCCCAGCCTAATGAACAACCCCAATATCCCCAGCGAGATCATCCACGGACTTCAGGCTGGCAAGATCGGCAGCACAGTCTTCGTTGCCAAt CTGGACTACAAGGTGGGCTGGAAGAAGCTGAAGGAAGTGTTTGGCATGGCGGGAGTTGTGGTGCGTGCCGATATCTTGGAGGACAAAGATGGCAAGAGCAGGGGAATGGGCACCATCACCTTTGAGATGCCCATCGAGGCTGTTCAGGCAGTCT CCATGTTCAATGGACAGCTCCTCTTCAACAGAGTCATGCACGTCAAACTG GATGAGAAGTCGTTGCCTAAAGGAGACTTCCCGCCACCCGAGAGGCCACCACAGCTTCCTC GTGGCCTGAGTGGAGTGGGACTGGGACTGGGACCAGGTGGCCAGCCTATTGATGCCAACCAGCtgaacagaggaggaggaggaggaggaggtggcggTGCAATGGGCAACATGGGGCCTGGAG GAATGGATGGCATGGGCTATGGGGGCATGGGCAGAATGGGTg GGATGGACAATTACGGAGGAGGTATGAGTAATATTGACCGCTATGGACCGTCTGGAATGAGCAGGATGAGTG AAATGGAACGTGGAATCGGAGGCGGCTTTGATCGGGAGTTCGGCCGCAGTGAGATGGGAATGTCGCGTGGCGGTTTTGGAGAATCCTTCGATAGAGGAATGG GCAACTCTATGGGCATGGACCGGATGAGCTCCAGCCTGGACCGGATGAACTCTGGGATGGACCGCATGCCCGGCCTGGACCGTGTGGGCATGGGAATGGACAGGATGGAGCGCGTCTCTGATCTGGACAGGCTGGGTTCTGGCTATGACCGGATGGGCTCCGGGCTGGACCGGCTGGGGCCCAGTATGGACCGGCTGGGATCTGGCCTGGACCGTATGAGCTCCAGTGTGGACCGCCTCGGCCCTGCCGGGTATGACCGTCTGGGTCCGTCCAGTTTAGATCGCATGGGCTCGGGCATGGATTTCATGACCCCAATGGGCATGGATCGCATGGGCTCCAGCCTGGACCGGATGGGCTCCAGCTATGACCGCCTGGGCTCGGCGGGGCTCGACCGCTTCCCCAGCACCGGGATCGACCGCATGGGCTCTGGCATGGATCGAATGGGCTCTGCAGGCGTGGGGGCTCAGTTTGATCGACCCGCTGACCTGGACAGGGGCGGCTTCGGAGGCCCTTTTGGGGGAGCTGGAGCTGGTGGGCCTGGGGCGGGTGTTAATGCCAGGAAGGGCTGCCAGATCTTTGTCAGAAAT CTCCCTTTTGATTTCACCTGGAAGATGCTGAAAGACACCTTTAACTCCTGTG GGCATGTCCAGTATGCCGATATCAAGATGGAGAACGGCAAGTCCAAGGGCTGCGGTGTGGTCCGCTTCGAGAACCCCGAGACCGCAGAGCGTGCCTGCAGGACGATGAATGGATACAGGCTGAATGGGAGGGAGATCGACGTCCGGATCGACAGAAATGCATAA
- the marchf2 gene encoding E3 ubiquitin-protein ligase MARCHF2 isoform X1 has product MTTGECCHLPGSLCDCAGNTALSKTVEESDIRRAQYITQVTTKDGRLLSTVIKALGAQSDGPICRICHEGGSGEGLLSPCDCTGTLGTVHKSCLEKWLSSSNTSYCELCHTEFTVERRPRPLTEVTKWLRDPGPRNEKRTLFCDMVCFLFITPLAAISGWLCLRGAQDHLHFNSRLEAVGLIALTIALFTIYVLWTLVSFRYHCQLYSEWRRTNQKVRLLIPDAKGVHSTQHSLLSTKLMKKTADETIV; this is encoded by the exons ATGACCACAGGAGAGTGCTGCCACCTGCCAGGCTCGCTCTGCGACTGCGCCGGCAACACCGCCCTGTCCAAGACTGTGGAGGAGTCGGACATCCGGCGCGCTCAGTACATCACCCAGGTCACCACCAAGGACGGCCGGCTGCTCTCCACCGTCATCAAGGCCCTGGGGGCACAGAG CGATGGGCCCATCTGCCGGATCTGCCACGAGGGGGGCAGCGGCGAGGGTCTGCTCTCCCCCTGCGACTGCACTGGCACACTGGGCACGGTGCACAAGAGCTGCCTGGAGAAGTGGCTGTCTTCCTCCAACACCAGCTACTGCGAGCTCTGCCACACCGAGTTCACCGTCGAGCGACGCCCGCGGCCCCTGACAGAGGTAACAAAG TGGCTGCGAGATCCAGGCCCCCGCAATGAGAAGCGCACGCTGTTCTGCGACATGGTCTGCTTCCTGTTCATCACCCCTCTGGCCGCCATCTCGGGCTGGCTGTGTCTGCGGGGGGCCCAGGACCACCTGCACTTCAACAGCCGGCTGGAGGCGGTGGGCCTCATCGCGCTCACCATTGCCCTCTTCACCATCTACGTCCTCTGGACACTG GTCTCATTCCGCTACCACTGTCAGCTGTACTCGGAGTGGAGACGGACCAATCAGAAAGTCCGCCTGCTGATTCCTGATGCCAAGGGCGTGCACTCTACCCAGCATTCCTTGCTCTCCACGAAGCTGATGAAGAAGACGGCGGATGAGACCATTGTATGA
- the hnrnpm gene encoding heterogeneous nuclear ribonucleoprotein M isoform X2, which yields MSTDAPVDKPGQGSEINGKPNHESRKERPQKRGGGGGRFEPYGNPSKRYRVFVSNIPFDVKWQALKDLMKEKVGEVTYVEHLMDAEGKSRGCAVVEFRTEELMKKAVEKVNKHNLNGRPLKVKEDLDGEFARRAAQRAAGGPGGPGGPGGPGGPGGMGMGMGMGPGPGGPSMVNIPPSLMNNPNIPSEIIHGLQAGKIGSTVFVANLDYKVGWKKLKEVFGMAGVVVRADILEDKDGKSRGMGTITFEMPIEAVQAVSMFNGQLLFNRVMHVKLDEKSLPKGDFPPPERPPQLPRGLSGVGLGLGPGGQPIDANQLNRGGGGGGGGGAMGNMGPGGMDGMGYGGMGRMGGMDNYGGGMSNIDRYGPSGMSRMSEMERGIGGGFDREFGRSEMGMSRGGFGESFDRGMGNSMGMDRMSSSLDRMNSGMDRMPGLDRVGMGMDRMERVSDLDRLGSGYDRMGSGLDRLGPSMDRLGSGLDRMSSSVDRLGPAGYDRLGPSSLDRMGSGMDFMTPMGMDRMGSSLDRMGSSYDRLGSAGLDRFPSTGIDRMGSGMDRMGSAGVGAQFDRPADLDRGGFGGPFGGAGAGGPGAGVNARKGCQIFVRNLPFDFTWKMLKDTFNSCGHVQYADIKMENGKSKGCGVVRFENPETAERACRTMNGYRLNGREIDVRIDRNA from the exons ATGTCGACTGACGCTCCAGTGGATAAACCAGGCCAGGG CAGTGAAATCAACGGCAAGCCCAACCACGAAAGCCGAAAGGAAAGGCCCCAGAAGCGAGGAGGCGGAGGCGGCCGTTTTGAGCCCTACGGGAACCCGTCCAAGAGATACCGGGTGTTCGTCAGCAACATCCCGTTCGATGTCAAGTGGCAGGCGCTCAAAGACCTGATGAAGGAGAAAG TGGGTGAGGTAACGTACGTGGAACACTTAATGGACGCAGAAGGCAAGTCGAGG GGCTGTGC GGTGGTTGAGTTCAGGACTGAGGAGTTGATGAAGAAGGCAGTGGAGAAAGTGAATAAGCACAACCTCAATGGACGGCCCTTGAAAGTTAAGGAG GACCTGGATGGGGAGTttgcacgtcgtgcagcccagaGAGCAGCAGGCGGTCCAGGTGGTCCCGGGGGTCCTGGTGGACCAGGCGGCCCTGGTGGGATGGGAATGGGTATGGGCATGGGCCCAGGGCCTGGGGGTCCCTCTATGGTTAACATCCCTCCCAGCCTAATGAACAACCCCAATATCCCCAGCGAGATCATCCACGGACTTCAGGCTGGCAAGATCGGCAGCACAGTCTTCGTTGCCAAt CTGGACTACAAGGTGGGCTGGAAGAAGCTGAAGGAAGTGTTTGGCATGGCGGGAGTTGTGGTGCGTGCCGATATCTTGGAGGACAAAGATGGCAAGAGCAGGGGAATGGGCACCATCACCTTTGAGATGCCCATCGAGGCTGTTCAGGCAGTCT CCATGTTCAATGGACAGCTCCTCTTCAACAGAGTCATGCACGTCAAACTG GATGAGAAGTCGTTGCCTAAAGGAGACTTCCCGCCACCCGAGAGGCCACCACAGCTTCCTC GTGGCCTGAGTGGAGTGGGACTGGGACTGGGACCAGGTGGCCAGCCTATTGATGCCAACCAGCtgaacagaggaggaggaggaggaggaggtggcggTGCAATGGGCAACATGGGGCCTGGAG GAATGGATGGCATGGGCTATGGGGGCATGGGCAGAATGGGTg GGATGGACAATTACGGAGGAGGTATGAGTAATATTGACCGCTATGGACCGTCTGGAATGAGCAGGATGAGTG AAATGGAACGTGGAATCGGAGGCGGCTTTGATCGGGAGTTCGGCCGCAGTGAGATGGGAATGTCGCGTGGCGGTTTTGGAGAATCCTTCGATAGAGGAATGG GCAACTCTATGGGCATGGACCGGATGAGCTCCAGCCTGGACCGGATGAACTCTGGGATGGACCGCATGCCCGGCCTGGACCGTGTGGGCATGGGAATGGACAGGATGGAGCGCGTCTCTGATCTGGACAGGCTGGGTTCTGGCTATGACCGGATGGGCTCCGGGCTGGACCGGCTGGGGCCCAGTATGGACCGGCTGGGATCTGGCCTGGACCGTATGAGCTCCAGTGTGGACCGCCTCGGCCCTGCCGGGTATGACCGTCTGGGTCCGTCCAGTTTAGATCGCATGGGCTCGGGCATGGATTTCATGACCCCAATGGGCATGGATCGCATGGGCTCCAGCCTGGACCGGATGGGCTCCAGCTATGACCGCCTGGGCTCGGCGGGGCTCGACCGCTTCCCCAGCACCGGGATCGACCGCATGGGCTCTGGCATGGATCGAATGGGCTCTGCAGGCGTGGGGGCTCAGTTTGATCGACCCGCTGACCTGGACAGGGGCGGCTTCGGAGGCCCTTTTGGGGGAGCTGGAGCTGGTGGGCCTGGGGCGGGTGTTAATGCCAGGAAGGGCTGCCAGATCTTTGTCAGAAAT CTCCCTTTTGATTTCACCTGGAAGATGCTGAAAGACACCTTTAACTCCTGTG GGCATGTCCAGTATGCCGATATCAAGATGGAGAACGGCAAGTCCAAGGGCTGCGGTGTGGTCCGCTTCGAGAACCCCGAGACCGCAGAGCGTGCCTGCAGGACGATGAATGGATACAGGCTGAATGGGAGGGAGATCGACGTCCGGATCGACAGAAATGCATAA
- the hnrnpm gene encoding heterogeneous nuclear ribonucleoprotein M isoform X3, translating to MSTDAPVDKPGQGEINGKPNHESRKERPQKRGGGGGRFEPYGNPSKRYRVFVSNIPFDVKWQALKDLMKEKVGEVTYVEHLMDAEGKSRGCAVVEFRTEELMKKAVEKVNKHNLNGRPLKVKEDLDGEFARRAAQRAAGGPGGPGGPGGPGGPGGMGMGMGMGPGPGGPSMVNIPPSLMNNPNIPSEIIHGLQAGKIGSTVFVANLDYKVGWKKLKEVFGMAGVVVRADILEDKDGKSRGMGTITFEMPIEAVQAVSMFNGQLLFNRVMHVKLDEKSLPKGDFPPPERPPQLPRGLSGVGLGLGPGGQPIDANQLNRGGGGGGGGGAMGNMGPGGMDGMGYGGMGRMGGMDNYGGGMSNIDRYGPSGMSRMSEMERGIGGGFDREFGRSEMGMSRGGFGESFDRGMGNSMGMDRMSSSLDRMNSGMDRMPGLDRVGMGMDRMERVSDLDRLGSGYDRMGSGLDRLGPSMDRLGSGLDRMSSSVDRLGPAGYDRLGPSSLDRMGSGMDFMTPMGMDRMGSSLDRMGSSYDRLGSAGLDRFPSTGIDRMGSGMDRMGSAGVGAQFDRPADLDRGGFGGPFGGAGAGGPGAGVNARKGCQIFVRNLPFDFTWKMLKDTFNSCGHVQYADIKMENGKSKGCGVVRFENPETAERACRTMNGYRLNGREIDVRIDRNA from the exons ATGTCGACTGACGCTCCAGTGGATAAACCAGGCCAGGG TGAAATCAACGGCAAGCCCAACCACGAAAGCCGAAAGGAAAGGCCCCAGAAGCGAGGAGGCGGAGGCGGCCGTTTTGAGCCCTACGGGAACCCGTCCAAGAGATACCGGGTGTTCGTCAGCAACATCCCGTTCGATGTCAAGTGGCAGGCGCTCAAAGACCTGATGAAGGAGAAAG TGGGTGAGGTAACGTACGTGGAACACTTAATGGACGCAGAAGGCAAGTCGAGG GGCTGTGC GGTGGTTGAGTTCAGGACTGAGGAGTTGATGAAGAAGGCAGTGGAGAAAGTGAATAAGCACAACCTCAATGGACGGCCCTTGAAAGTTAAGGAG GACCTGGATGGGGAGTttgcacgtcgtgcagcccagaGAGCAGCAGGCGGTCCAGGTGGTCCCGGGGGTCCTGGTGGACCAGGCGGCCCTGGTGGGATGGGAATGGGTATGGGCATGGGCCCAGGGCCTGGGGGTCCCTCTATGGTTAACATCCCTCCCAGCCTAATGAACAACCCCAATATCCCCAGCGAGATCATCCACGGACTTCAGGCTGGCAAGATCGGCAGCACAGTCTTCGTTGCCAAt CTGGACTACAAGGTGGGCTGGAAGAAGCTGAAGGAAGTGTTTGGCATGGCGGGAGTTGTGGTGCGTGCCGATATCTTGGAGGACAAAGATGGCAAGAGCAGGGGAATGGGCACCATCACCTTTGAGATGCCCATCGAGGCTGTTCAGGCAGTCT CCATGTTCAATGGACAGCTCCTCTTCAACAGAGTCATGCACGTCAAACTG GATGAGAAGTCGTTGCCTAAAGGAGACTTCCCGCCACCCGAGAGGCCACCACAGCTTCCTC GTGGCCTGAGTGGAGTGGGACTGGGACTGGGACCAGGTGGCCAGCCTATTGATGCCAACCAGCtgaacagaggaggaggaggaggaggaggtggcggTGCAATGGGCAACATGGGGCCTGGAG GAATGGATGGCATGGGCTATGGGGGCATGGGCAGAATGGGTg GGATGGACAATTACGGAGGAGGTATGAGTAATATTGACCGCTATGGACCGTCTGGAATGAGCAGGATGAGTG AAATGGAACGTGGAATCGGAGGCGGCTTTGATCGGGAGTTCGGCCGCAGTGAGATGGGAATGTCGCGTGGCGGTTTTGGAGAATCCTTCGATAGAGGAATGG GCAACTCTATGGGCATGGACCGGATGAGCTCCAGCCTGGACCGGATGAACTCTGGGATGGACCGCATGCCCGGCCTGGACCGTGTGGGCATGGGAATGGACAGGATGGAGCGCGTCTCTGATCTGGACAGGCTGGGTTCTGGCTATGACCGGATGGGCTCCGGGCTGGACCGGCTGGGGCCCAGTATGGACCGGCTGGGATCTGGCCTGGACCGTATGAGCTCCAGTGTGGACCGCCTCGGCCCTGCCGGGTATGACCGTCTGGGTCCGTCCAGTTTAGATCGCATGGGCTCGGGCATGGATTTCATGACCCCAATGGGCATGGATCGCATGGGCTCCAGCCTGGACCGGATGGGCTCCAGCTATGACCGCCTGGGCTCGGCGGGGCTCGACCGCTTCCCCAGCACCGGGATCGACCGCATGGGCTCTGGCATGGATCGAATGGGCTCTGCAGGCGTGGGGGCTCAGTTTGATCGACCCGCTGACCTGGACAGGGGCGGCTTCGGAGGCCCTTTTGGGGGAGCTGGAGCTGGTGGGCCTGGGGCGGGTGTTAATGCCAGGAAGGGCTGCCAGATCTTTGTCAGAAAT CTCCCTTTTGATTTCACCTGGAAGATGCTGAAAGACACCTTTAACTCCTGTG GGCATGTCCAGTATGCCGATATCAAGATGGAGAACGGCAAGTCCAAGGGCTGCGGTGTGGTCCGCTTCGAGAACCCCGAGACCGCAGAGCGTGCCTGCAGGACGATGAATGGATACAGGCTGAATGGGAGGGAGATCGACGTCCGGATCGACAGAAATGCATAA
- the marchf2 gene encoding E3 ubiquitin-protein ligase MARCHF2 isoform X2 yields MTTGECCHLPGSLCDCAGNTALSKTVEESDIRRAQYITQVTTKDGRLLSTVIKALGAQSDGPICRICHEGGSGEGLLSPCDCTGTLGTVHKSCLEKWLSSSNTSYCELCHTEFTVERRPRPLTEWLRDPGPRNEKRTLFCDMVCFLFITPLAAISGWLCLRGAQDHLHFNSRLEAVGLIALTIALFTIYVLWTLVSFRYHCQLYSEWRRTNQKVRLLIPDAKGVHSTQHSLLSTKLMKKTADETIV; encoded by the exons ATGACCACAGGAGAGTGCTGCCACCTGCCAGGCTCGCTCTGCGACTGCGCCGGCAACACCGCCCTGTCCAAGACTGTGGAGGAGTCGGACATCCGGCGCGCTCAGTACATCACCCAGGTCACCACCAAGGACGGCCGGCTGCTCTCCACCGTCATCAAGGCCCTGGGGGCACAGAG CGATGGGCCCATCTGCCGGATCTGCCACGAGGGGGGCAGCGGCGAGGGTCTGCTCTCCCCCTGCGACTGCACTGGCACACTGGGCACGGTGCACAAGAGCTGCCTGGAGAAGTGGCTGTCTTCCTCCAACACCAGCTACTGCGAGCTCTGCCACACCGAGTTCACCGTCGAGCGACGCCCGCGGCCCCTGACAGAG TGGCTGCGAGATCCAGGCCCCCGCAATGAGAAGCGCACGCTGTTCTGCGACATGGTCTGCTTCCTGTTCATCACCCCTCTGGCCGCCATCTCGGGCTGGCTGTGTCTGCGGGGGGCCCAGGACCACCTGCACTTCAACAGCCGGCTGGAGGCGGTGGGCCTCATCGCGCTCACCATTGCCCTCTTCACCATCTACGTCCTCTGGACACTG GTCTCATTCCGCTACCACTGTCAGCTGTACTCGGAGTGGAGACGGACCAATCAGAAAGTCCGCCTGCTGATTCCTGATGCCAAGGGCGTGCACTCTACCCAGCATTCCTTGCTCTCCACGAAGCTGATGAAGAAGACGGCGGATGAGACCATTGTATGA
- the LOC136717687 gene encoding ras-related protein Rab-11B → MGNRDDEYDFLFKVVLIGDSGVGKSNLLSRFTRNEFNLESKSTIGVEFATRSIQVDGKTIKAQIWDTAGQERYRAITSAYYRGAVGALLVYDIAKHLTYENVERWLKELRDHADNNIVIMLVGNKSDLRHLRAVPTDEARAFAEKNNLSFIETSALDSTNVEEAFKNILTEIYRIVSQKQIADRSAHDESPGNNVVDISVPPTTDGQRANKLQCCQNL, encoded by the exons ATGGGGAATAGAGATGATGAATACGATTTCTTGTTCAAAG TGGTGCTGATCGGGGACTCCGGCGTGGGCAAGAGCAACCTGCTGTCCCGCTTCACCCGCAACGAGTTCAACCTGGAGAGCAAGAGCACCATCGGCGTGGAGTTCGCCACGCGCAGCATCCAGGTGGACGGCAAGACGATAAAGGCGCAGATCTGGGACACGGCCGGGCAGGAGCGCTACCGAGCCATCACCTCCGC GTACTACCGGGGCGCGGTGGGGGCCCTGCTGGTGTACGACATCGCCAAGCACCTGACCTACGAGAACGTGGAGCGCTGGCTGAAGGAGCTGCGGGACCACGCCGACAACAACATCGTCATCATGCTGGTGGGCAACAAGAGCGACCTGCGCCACCTGAGGGCCGTGCCCACCGACGAGGCGCGCGCGTTCGCAG AGAAGAATAACTTGTCGTTCATCGAGACCTCAGCGCTGGACTCCACCAACGTAGAAGAGGCTTTCAAGAACATCCTCACAG AGATCTACCGGATCGTCTCACAGAAGCAGATCGCCGACCGGTCAGCGCACGACGAGTCTCCAGGCAACAACGTGGTGGACATCAGCGTGCCGCCCACCACCGACGGGCAGAGAGCCAACAAACTGCAGTGCTGCCAGAACCTGTGA